From one Lycium ferocissimum isolate CSIRO_LF1 chromosome 7, AGI_CSIRO_Lferr_CH_V1, whole genome shotgun sequence genomic stretch:
- the LOC132063221 gene encoding T-complex protein 1 subunit theta yields the protein MQPYGIQSMLKEGHKHLSGLDEAVLKNIDACKQLSAITRTSLGPNGMNKMVINHLDKLFVTNDAGTIVNELEVQHPAAKILVLAGKAQQEEIGDGANLTVSFAGELLQNAEELIRMGLHPSEIIIGYNKAINKTIELLDELVEPGSENMNVNDKNEVISRMKSAVASKQFGLEDVLCPLVAEACIQVCPKNPANFNVDNVRVAKLLGGGLNNSTIVRGLVLKSDAVGSIKRIEKAKVAVFVQGVDTSATETKGTVLIHSAEQLENYAKTEESKVEELIKAVADSGAKVIVSGGAVGEMALHFCERYKLMVLKISSKFELRRFCRTTGAVALLKLSQPNPDDLGHVDSVSVEEIGGVRVTVVRNEEGGNSVSTVLLRGSTDSILDDLERAVDDGVNTYKAMCRDSRIVPGAAATEIELARKLKEFSFKEMGLDQYAIAKFAESFEMIPKTLAENAGLNAMEIISSLYAEHASGNAKVGLNLEKGACEDVSALSIWDLYVTKFFALKYAADAVCTVLRVDQIIMSKPAGGPRPRDQQAGMDED from the exons ATGCAGCCTTATGGAATACAATCAATGTTGAAAGAAGGGCACAAACATCTTTCAGGTCTTGATGAAGCTGTCCTTAAAAACATCGATGCTTGTAAACAGCTCTCCGCTATTACCCGAACTTCTCTTGGCCCTAATG GCATGAATAAGATGGTTATAAACCATCTGGACAAGCTTTTTGTCACAAATGACGCTGGCACTATTGTGAATGAACTTGAGGTCCAGCACCCTGCTGCGAAGATATTGGTTTTGGCTGGAAAGGCACAGCAAGAGGAGATTGGTGATGGAGCTAATTTGACTGTTTCATTTGCGGGGGAACTCCTCCAAAATGCTGAGGAGCTTATCAGGATGGGGTTGCACCCTAGTGAGATTATCATCGGATACAATAAGGCGATAAATAAG ACAATTGAATTATTGGATGAGCTAGTTGAGCCAGGTTCCGAAAATATGAATGTCAATGATAAGAATGAAGTCATTTCACGGATGAAATCTGCAGTTGCTAGCAAACAATTTGGACTAGAGGATGTCCTGTGTCCTCTTGTTGCTGAG GCTTGCATTCAAGTGTGCCCTAAAAACCCAGCAAACTTCAATGTGGATAATGTACGCGTTGCAAAGCTCTTGGGTGGAGGTTTGAATAATTCCACCATAGTTAgaggtttggtgttgaaaagtGATGCTGTTGGGAGCATAAAGAGGATAGAGAAGGCaaag GTTGCTGTTTTCGTTCAAGGTGTTGATACATCTGCAACTGAAACAAAAGGAACAGTTCTTATTCATAGTGCTGAGCAG CTTGAAAACTATGCAAAGACTGAGGAATCTAAGGTGGAGGAACTTATTAAAGCAGTTGCTGACTCAGGTGCCAAGGTCATTGTCAGTGGAGGAGCGGTGGGAGAGATGGCTCTACATTTCTGTGAGCGTTACAA ACTTATGGTATTGAAAATCAGCTCCAAGTTTGAACTCCGCCGGTTTTGCCGTACTACTGGGGCTGTTGCGCTT TTAAAGCTTAGCCAGCCGAATCCAGATGACCTTGGCCATGTTGATTCTGTTTCAGTGGAGGAAATTGGTGGCGTTAGG GTTACTGTTGTGAGAAATGAAGAAGGTGGAAATTCTGTCTCCACTGTTTTGCTGCGGGGAAGCACTGATAGTATTTTGGATGACCTTGAAAGAGCCGTTGATGATGGTGTAAATACCTACAAG GCAATGTGCAGGGACAGTCGGATTGTACCTGGCGCTGCTGCTACTGAAATTGAGCTGGCCAGAAAACTGAAAGAATTCTCTTTCAAAGAGATGGG GTTGGATCAGTATGCAATAGCAAAATTTGCTGAAAGCTTTGAAATGATTCCTAAAACGCTAGCTGAGAATGCTGGCCTCAATGCGATGGAGATTATATCATCATTGTATGCTGAACATGCGTCTGGAAATGCCAAAGTGGGCCTTAACTTGGAGAAAGGTGCCTGTGAGGATGTCTCTGCCTTGAGTATATGGGACCTCTATGTTACCAA GTTTTTTGCTCTAAAATACGCTGCTGATGCTGTCTGCACAGTGCTTCGGGTAGACCAG ATTATAATGTCTAAACCAGCTGGGGGTCCAAGGCCGAGAGATCAACAGGCAGGGATGGACGAGGATTAA